GGCTGGGTCAGGCCCATCTCGGCGAGCATCGTGCGGATGTGGTGGACGACGGCGGTGCCTGCGGCCGAACTCCAGTAGCCGACGGGCTGGTTGACGAGGTCCTGGTCACTGTGCGAGTACGCGAATGCTGTCATGCCCTTGAACGTAGGACCTCAAGGAGGCTTGAGGTCAAGGGGTGACGGGGATCCCGCAGCGCGCCAGGTACGCGGTGAGACCGGCCCGCGCGTCCGTGCCCGCCCAGCCGACGTGGCCGTCGGGACGGATCAGGAACAGGCCCTTCCCGTAGGGCTCGTACGCCGGAATCGTGTGGGCGTGCACCAACTCGCGGGGCAGCGGCGGGAGTTCCGCGTCCGTGCCCACCGCCAGCAGCGTGAAGTGCGGGCCCCGGAACGCGTCGAACAGGGTCCCCGTGCCGTACGGCCCGTCCGGCGCCCGGTCGCCCGCCCGCACCACGTCCTCCGGTACGTCCTCACGCGTCTCCGCCGCCAGTGAGCCCTCGCGGTAGCCGATGCCGAGCTGGCGCGTGGCCGCGCCACGGCGTGCCTCGCCGCGGTGGATGCGCGTGGACAGGCCCAGCATCTGGGCCGCGTTGGGCAGCCGCTCCTCCTCGTACGTGTCGAGGAGGGTGTCCGGCGCCCCGTGCCGGAGTACCGCGGCCAGCTTCCAGCCCAGGTTGTACGCGTCCTGGACGCTCGTGTTCAGGCCCTGACCGCCCGCGGGCGAGTGGACGTGCGCCGCGTCCCCGGCCAGGAAGACGCGGCCCTCGCGGAAGCGGTCCGCCAGCGCCGCGCGCGGCCGGAAGTCCGAGGACCAGCGCACCTCGCGCACGTCGGCCGCGGCCAGGTGCGTCCGGGCGGCCACGAGGTCGCGTACGCCCCGAAGGGAGAGGTCGGGTGTCGCCCCCGCGGGGAACTGGGCGGTCAGCTGGAAGTCCTCGGTGCCGGCCAGCGGGCAGATCGCCGTGTAGAGGCGGGTGCCGTCGGCGGGCGGGAACATGTGCCAGTTGTCGCGGTCGAGAGCGGGGATGATGACGTCCGCGACCAGGACCGGGTTCGGGTCCACGGCCTCGCCCGCCATCGTGATGCCCAGCGCGCCGCGCAGGGTGGAGCGGCCGCCGTCCGCCGCCACCGCGTATGCCGCCCGCACCGTCGCGCCGGTCGACAGCCGGGCGGTGACCCCGGCCCCGGCCCCGCCCCCGGCGCCGTGAACGGACTGCGTCACCTCCGTCACCTCCGCGCCGAACACGACGTCGCCGCCGAGCTCCCGCAGGCGCGCCAGCAGGATCTCCTGGGTGCGCCACTGGGGGAGCATCCACGGCGTGGTGTACGGCGCGGTCTCCGTCGGCTCCGGTTCGTCGAACATCCGGTGCTCGCCCTGCCGCTCCCCGTACCGCCACACCATGCCGACCGGCATGGGGCCGCCCGACGCGAGGACCGCGCCGATCACGCCGAGGTCGTCGAAGACCTCCATGGTGCGGGGCTGCAGCCCCTTGCCGCGCGAGCCGGGGAAGAGGGTGGGAGCGCGTTCCACGACGAGGGTGGGTACGTCGCGGCGCGCCAGGTCGCAGGCGAGGGCGAGACCGGTGGGACCGGCGCCCACGATGAGTACGCCAGTGTCCTTAACGTTGTTAAGTTCCATGTCGCAAAGCTTGCGCTTAACGGTGTTAAATTGTCAAGGTGGCTACGACGAAGCTGGACCGGACCCGAGTGGCGCGCACCGCGCTCGACCTTCTGAACGAGACGGGGCTCGAAGGGCTGACCCTGCGCGCCATCGCCCAGCGCCTCGACGTGAAGGCGCCCGCCCTGTACTGGCACTTCAAGGACAAGCAGGCGCTGCTCGACGAGATGGCGACGGAGATGATGCGGCGCATGGCCGAGGACTTCCTGTCCGCGCCGGACCCCGACTGGCGCGTGGCGCTCACCGCCGCGATGCGGGGCCTCCGCGCCCACCTGCTGCGCCACCGCGACGGCGCCAAGGTCTTCAGCGGCACGCGCTACACGGACCTGTCGTACGCGGCGCCCCTGGAGGCTCATCTGCGGACGCTCGGCGAGGCGGGATTCGCGCCGGGCCCGGCCGCGCGCGCCTGGTTCACCGCGTACAACTACACGATCGGCTACGTCATCGAGGAGCAGTCGACAACTCCGGGGCCCGACCGCGGCGAGGACGGCTACGACCTCGCGGCGCGCGCCGAGCGCCTCGCCGCGTATCCGCTGGCCGCGGCGGCGGGCGAGGAGATGTTCCGTTCGCACGACCGCGGCTTCGAGGAGGGTCTCGCCGCGGTCGTGGCGGGAATCGGGGTGACGCTCGTCAATTCCGAGGGGTAAGGCTCCGGTTGAGGCCGTTGCGGATGAGCGGGGTCAGCCGCTCCTCCACGTACCGGTTCAGGAGCCACGCGAGGAGCAGCATGGCGGCGATCGTCAGGCCGAACGTCGCGTAGGACGGCAGGCCCACGTGTCGGTGCAGCACCTCCACCGTCACCCAGCCCAGGTGCTCGTGCACCAGGTAGAACGGGTACGTCAGCGCGCCCGCCACGGTCAGCCAGCGCCAGTTCGCCCAGTCGAGGTGCCCGAGCGCGATCAGGAGCACCGCCAGGAAACCGGCCGTGACCACCGCCATGATCGCGACCGAGGAGCGGTACGAGAAGAAGTCCGGGTTCGGCGCGTGCCAGAGCCGGTCGACGGCGTAGTGCTGGCCGATCAGCCAGCTCACCCCCGTGATGCCCCACGCCGTGAGGTCGCGGCGGTCGCGGTGGATGAGGTAGATGCCGATGCCGCCGACGAAGAAGGGCGCGTACTCCGGCATCAGGACCAGGTCGAGGAGCGGCTCGTTCGCGGCCTCCGACACGGCCGCGGCCAGCGTCCACACCGCGCAGAAAAGCACCACCCGCGCGCGGGTCGCGCCCGGCATGACCACGCACAGGGCGAAGAGTGCGTAGAAGCGCAGCTCGGCCCAGAGCGTCCAGCACACGCCGAGCACGCGGTCGGCGCCCAGCGGCTGTTGCAGCATGGTGAGGTTGACCAGCGCGTCACTGGGCGAGACGGCCGCGTACGTCACGGCGGGCAGCGCGAAGACCGCCGTCACCAGGACGATCGCCGCCCAGTAGGACGGCAGCAGCCGGGAGGCGCGGGACGCGAAGAACGAGCGCATGGGCCTGCCCCAGCCGCTCATGCAGATGACGAAACCGCTGATCACGAAGAAGATCTGCACGCCCAGACAGCCGTACGCGAACCACTCACTGGCCGTCGGGAACTGCGCCTTGGGCGAGCTGCCCCAGGCCTCGGCGATCTCCCCGTCGCGGCCGCCGTAGTGGTACGCGGCGACCATCAGCGCGGCGACGAGCCGCAGCCCGTCGAGGGCGCGCAGCCGCGGTCTGCCGCGGGCGGGTCTGCTGGCGGCGGCGGCCGGGACCGTACGGGAGACGTGTCCAGCGTCGTGTTCCGCGCCCGGTATGAGCTTCGGGAGCGTGGGTCCGGGAGTGGTCATCCGAGTGCGGTCCGCTTGAGCGAGCGCTGTACGGAGCGGGCACGGCGCGCGACGCGCCGGACGGCCGCGTTGCGCGGGATGAACGCGAGCTGCGAGGGGACGGCCCCGGGCAGCGCGAGCGCGGTGAGGCGGCGCCGCTTGAAGTAGCGCCAGGTGGTGGCGTCCAGGTTCCGGGCGAGGTAGCGCTCGGCCTCGGGGCGCAGGCGCGGATAGATCTGGGGCTGCATCGCGAAGCCGACGGCCTTGAGGAGGTTCGTCAGCTCGCCGGTGCCGAGACCGGCCTCCTGCGCCGCGACCGCCGTGCCGTCGGTGAGCTCGGGCAGCAGCGCGTCGACGATCGTGACGGGGACGCGGTTGCTGTTCTGGTAGGGCGCGAGCCGTTCCAGGAGGAGGTCGGTGCCGGTGCGGGCGGCGGGCAGGCCGTACAGCGCGGACGCCGTGAGCAGCGCCGTGGAGAAGCAGCCGACGACGAGCGCGGGCCGCATCCGCTGGTAGAGCACCTCGGCGAGTACGGGCGTGTCGAGCACGGTCAGCTCGACGCCGATCGTCCGCGCCTCCTTCTCCAGGGCGCGCGACCAGCGGGCCGGTGCCGTGGGGTGGGGCTTGAACACGACGTGCGTGTGGCCGAGCGAGGCGGCGCCGCGCACCATGCGGATGTGCAGCTCCTCCTCTTCCTCGGCGGTGAGGATGGAGAGGGCGGAGAGGTACTGGCCGAGGACGAGGACGGGCGCCTCGCCGTCCGGAAGCGTCGGCAGCTCCGGAAGCTCCGGCGACTGCTCTTCGGCCTCGGCGAGTTCACCGAGTACGTCGAGGAACGCGTCGGTCGGTACGACCTCGGGGGCGACGCCGAACTCGGTGAGCAGGAGCGGGGTGAGCCCCGGGACGAGGTCCAGGTGGAGCAGGCGCCGCACACGCGTGCCGACCAGCGGGTCGATCTTGTTGCGGGTGGGGCCGTAGCTCATCAGGCCGTCGGCGTAGACGTCCACGGGAACGCCCGTGAAGATCTGCGCGAGCGCGAGCGCCGGGTTGACCTGGATGGACTCGACGGCCAGCTCGATGTCGTCGTCGCCGAGGTCCCACAGCATCCGTACGTAGCGCTCCCAGAGCACGACGTCGTCGCCGCGCGGGGCCCAGCCGCCCGGGTGGAAAGGGGCGATGGCCTCGTTCCAGGAGCGCACCTCGTCGAACCGGCCGCGCAGCCGCTCGAAGCCCGGCATCTCGTCGAGGGGCGTCGTCGTCTCGGGCGTCGCCGCGTTGTTGCTGACCAGGAGGATCCGCCGGTCGGCGGGGTCGAAACGGTCGGCGTCCAGGGCGGCGGCGAGCGTCGCGACGCCGTACAGCGTGGACGCGAGGAAGATCTGGGTCGTACGGGGGGCCGTGGGCGCGGTCGGGGTCGGAGTCACCGCTGCGGTCGCCATTACGCGGCCACCTCCGCCGACACCGGACGCCGCCGCAGCCTGCGCAGCCGCGTCGCCCGCTGGAGGTCCATGGAGTCGAGCGCGTCGTCGAGAACGCCCTGCGGCATCCGCTTCAGGGCGGCCGCACTCATTGACTTCAATTTCCGCGCCACGGGTGGCTCGAACCTTTCGATGGATCCCAAATGGTGGGAGATGATCGCGCAGTACGTGCGTACGGCCTTCGGCAGGAGTTCGTCCGCGTCCCGGTCCGCCGCTGTTTCCTGTACGACCTGGTCGAATGCCTTGATGAAATCGAGCTGGCGTACGTCACCGATCTGGGTCAGTGAAGAGGCGACACCGCGCCGGTAGAACACACCGAGAAGACCGACCGCGGCGAAGGATTCCGCCTCCCGGTGCAGCCGCCAGATCCACGGCCTGTCCTCGGCGGTGCGCAGACCGTCGGTGAAGTGGAGCAGCCCCGCGTCGGCGAGCCTGCGGTGGTAGATGCCCGCCCAGGCGTACGCGTAGTCGACGGAGGTCGAGCGGTCGGCGGGCAGTATCACCTCGCGCGGGTTCAGCACGACGCCACGCCTGCCGTGCGGCACGCGGTGCACGCTGCGGGCCCGCGCGGTGCACTGGACATGGTCGGTACGTACGAAGTCGCAGCCCAACCGCTCGATGGCGTCGACGAGTTGCGTGTAGTACCCGGGCGCGAGCCAGTCGTCGCCGTCCAGGAAGGTCAGGTACTCGCCGCGGGCCGCGTCGAGACCCGTGTTGCGGGCGGTCGCGAGGCCCCCGTTCTTCTCATGGCGGAGGTGGACGGCGCCGGGAAGCTCGCGCGCCGCACGCTCCAGGATGTCCGGAGTCTCGTCGCGCGAGCAGTCGTCGACGAGAATGAATTCGAAGTCGTCACGTGCGTTCGCACGCAGACTCCTCAGAGTGTCGGGCGCGTATTGCTGCACGTTGTAGAACGGCACGATGACGGAGAGCTTAACCACGTGGGTGACGTTAGGTGTCGGCCCGTCATTCGGGTCGACCCGCAGCGGTATGCCAGGTGAACGACGTGTGGCGGAATGGTTAACCGGGCCGCCGGAAGGCCGTTTCCCGGGCCGATTCGCCATTCGTCGGCGTGCTGTTAACCGTTTGTTGCACCTGAGTTGGGCCGCGAATCGAATTGCCTTCCTAGCGTCTGGGACGTGCAAGGAAGTCATCGAAACCCGCTGCGGGTCGCCGTACTCGCCGACTCCGATACGCGATGGAAATGGGGCGCTCTCACCGCGAACCGCATCGTATCGGACAGTCGGCTCAGCGGCTTCCTGCTCCGCGGCCGGGCCACTCCCACGCCCCGGCAGCTCGAGGAAGTGGGCGTGCGCGCGGATGCGCTGCGCGAGGTCACGGCCGTCGAGTTCCTGCGTGAGATGGAGCGGGACGCACCCGACGTGATCGTGCTCGCCCTGGTGGGCGGGGCGGTCCAGGCGGTCCTGCACGGACTCGCCCGCATCACGCAGGACGCCCGCCTCACGGGCGGCCCGGCGCGCCGCTCCGTCGTCGTCACCGGCTACGTCGGCGTCGTCTACGAGAAGCTCGCCGACGGTCTCCTCCTGCGGCACGGCGCGGACGTCGTCCTCGCCAACTCCCGGCAGGACGCGGAGCGGTTCCGCACCGTGTACGAAGGAGTGGGCGCCGACGCGTCGGCGGTGACGGAGGCCGCGCTGCCGTTCCTCGGCGGAGCGTCGTACGACGAGCGTGACCGGCGCGACGGAGACGACCCCTACACCGTCGTCTTCGCCGCCCAGCCCTCCGTCCCCGAGACCGCCGCGCACCGCACCTACCTCCTGCGCCGCCTCGCCGAGCACGCCCGCCTGCACCCCGACCGCGAGGTCCTGCTCAAGCTGCGCAGCAAGCCCGGCGAGCACACCACGCACATCGAGGAGCTGCCCTACCAGAAGCTGTCGCAGCGACTCGACGGCGGCCTGCCGCCCAACTGCCGTCTCGTGTACGGGCACATGGGCGAGGTCCTGGACCGCACCGACCTACTGGTCACCGTCAGCTCCACGGCCGCGCTCGAATCCCTGCACCGCCGCATCCCCACCGCCGTCCTCACCGACCTCGGGGTGCGCGAGGCGCTCGGCAACCACCACTTCACCGGATCCGGGTGCCTCGCCTCCTGGGACCAGCTCGACGCGGGCCACCTGCCCGTGCCCGACGAGAGGTGGCTGGCACGGCAGGGCGTCGCCGCCGACGGAGCGTACGAGAACGCCTTCGACGCGGCGCGGGAACGGGTCGCCGACCTCCTCGGCACCGCGGCCGCGGGCGGCCTCCCGCCCCTCGCGCCGTACTACAGCCCCAGCACGGCCGGCGGCTACCTGCCCGGCATCCTCGCCCGCCACCACCTCGGCCCCGACGGCGCACCGCTGCCGGGCGCCCCCACGGGCGACAAGGACCCCGGCCCCGTACGGCAGATCGTGCGCCGCGCAGCCCGCGGCGCGTACCGCCACGGAGTGCAGCGCGTGGCCCCCGTCATCCGCCGGATGGGCGAGCTGTGAGCCCCCGTCCCCTCCAAGGAGCCCCCATGTCCCACCCCGGCCCAGCAGGTACGCAGGCCCGCCGCGTGCTCGCCGTCATCCCCGCCCGCGGCGGCTCCAAGGGCGTCCCCGCCAAGAACCTCGCCCCGGTCGGCGGCGTGCCGCTGGTGGCCCGCGCCATCCGCGCCTGCCTGGCCGCCCGGCTCGTCACCGACGTCGTCGTCTCCACCGACGACCACGTGATCGCCGAGGCCGCCCGGCACGCCGGCGCCGAAGTGGTGCTGCGCCCCGCCGCGATCGCCGGGGACACCGCGACCAGCGAAGCGGCCGTGCTGCATGCCATGGACGCCCACGAGGCGCTGCACGGCGCGACCGTGGGCGTCGTCCTGCTCGTGCAGTGCACCAGCCCCTTCCTCACCGCCGAGGACGTCGACGGCGTGGCCGCCGCGGTCGCCGAGCACGGCGCCGACACCGCCGTCACGGTGGCGCCCTTCCACGGCTTCATCTGGCGCGACGCGGCGGACGACGCGACGGAGGACGGCGCGGCGGGCATCGGCACGCACCGCACCGACTCCGTGGGCGGCACCACCGCGACCCTCGCAGCCAACTCCACCCACGCCCGCGGCGGCTACGGCGTCAACCACGACAAATCGTTCCGCCCGCGCCGCCAGGACCGCCCCCAGGACCTCCTGGAGACCGGCGCCGCCTACGCCATGGACGCGGCGGGCTTCCGCACCGAGAAGCACCGCTTCTTCGGCCGCACCGAACCCGTCCGCACCGACCCGGCCCGCGTCCTGGAGGTCGACGACCCGCACGACCTCGCCCGGGCCCGCGCGCTCGCCCCGCTCTTCGACGCGGACCTCCCCGAAGGCGACGCCGCCCTCCCGACCGCCGCCGACATCGACGCGGTCGTCCTCGACTTCGACGGCACCCAGACCGACGACAGGGTGCTGATCGACTCCGATGGACGGGAGTTCGTCTCCGTGCACCGCGGCGACGGACTCGGCATCGCGGCCCTCCGCAGGAGCGGCCTGAACATGCTGATCCTGTCCACGGAACAGAACCCGGTCGTCGCCGCGCGCGCCAGGAAGCTGAAGCTCCCCGTGCTGCACGGCATCGACCGGAAAGACCTCGCACTGAAGCAGTGGTGCGAGGAACAGGGCATCGCTCCCGAGCGCGTGCTCTACGTCGGAAACGACGTCAATGACCTCCCGTGCTTCGCCCTCGTGGGCTGGCCCGTGGCGGTCGCGAGCGCCCACGACGTCGTACGCGGCGCCGCACGCGCGGTCACCACCGTCCCCGGTGGTGAGGGCGCGATCCGAGAGATCGCCAGCTGGATCCTCGGCCCCTCTCTCGACTCCCTCCACAATTAAGGACTGTTCCCACCATGAGCAACATCACCTCCATCGGTGCCAACTCCCGCCTCCGCCGCTTCGGTTCGAAGACGGCCGGTCCCGGCCAGCCCGTCTACATCACCGGCGAGATCGGCATCAACCACAACGGCGACCTGGAGAACGCGTTCAAGCTGATCGACGTGGCCGCCGAGGCGGGCTGCGACGCGGTGAAGTTCCAGAAGCGCACCCCGGAGATCTGCACCCCGCGCGACCAGTGGGACATCGAGCGCGACACCCCCTGGGGCCGCATGACGTACATCGACTACCGCCACCGCGTGGAGTTCGGCGAGTCCGAGTACCAGGCCATCAGCGAGCACTGCGCCAAGCGCGGCATCGACTGGTTCGCCTCCCCGTGGGACACCGAGGCCGTCGCCTTCCTGGAGAAGTTCGACCTGCCCGCCCACAAGGTCGCCTCCGCCTCGCTCACCGACGACGAGCTGCTCCGCGCCCTGCGCGCCACGGGCCGCACGGTCATCCTCTCCACGGGCATGTCGACCCCGAAGCAGATCCGCCACGCGGTGGAGGTGCTCGGCTCCGACAACATCCTGATGTGCCACGCCACGTCGACGTACCCGGCGCAGGCGGAGGAGCTCAACCTCCGCGTCATCAACACCCTCCAGGCCGAGTACCCGAACGTCCCGATCGGCTACTCCGGCCACGAGACCGGCCTCCAGACCACGCTGGCCGCCGTCGCCCTCGGCGCCACGTTCGTCGAGCGCCACATCACCCTCGACCGCGCCATGTGGGGCTCCGACCAGGCCGCGTCGGTGGAACCCCAGGGCCTCACCCGCCTGGTCCGCGACATCCGCACCATCGAGGCGTCCCTCGGTGACGGCGTCAAGAAGGTCTACGAGTCCGAGCTCGGCCCGATGAAGAAGCTGCGCCGCGTCGCGGGCGTCGTGGCCGAGGCCGAGACCGCCGCCGACGCCGAGCCGGTCGCGGTCTGAACACGCGACCCGCATTAACGGGAGACGGACACACGACGATGAGCCCCCGAGTCGGCCGAGCCGCCGACACCACGACCGCCCCGGAAGGGGCGGACTCCACGCTCGCCTTCGTGGAGAGCCCGGTGCAGCTCCTGAACGTCCTGGAGTGGGCGCACGCCGCGGCCGCGACAGGCCCGGCCGGGGGCCTCACCGTCGTCGTCCTCTCCCCGAACGACCCCATGACGCGCGGCCAGTTGCGCCGGATGGCACAGCTCGCCCGCGACGAGGGCGTCGAAGTGCGCTGGGAGGAGGCGCGCGGCGGCGCGTCGGCGCCCTTCCACACGGTGGGCGGCCTCGCGGGCGCCCTGCGGCGGGCCGACCG
The sequence above is a segment of the Streptomyces sp. Je 1-369 genome. Coding sequences within it:
- a CDS encoding glycosyltransferase family 2 protein; translated protein: MVKLSVIVPFYNVQQYAPDTLRSLRANARDDFEFILVDDCSRDETPDILERAARELPGAVHLRHEKNGGLATARNTGLDAARGEYLTFLDGDDWLAPGYYTQLVDAIERLGCDFVRTDHVQCTARARSVHRVPHGRRGVVLNPREVILPADRSTSVDYAYAWAGIYHRRLADAGLLHFTDGLRTAEDRPWIWRLHREAESFAAVGLLGVFYRRGVASSLTQIGDVRQLDFIKAFDQVVQETAADRDADELLPKAVRTYCAIISHHLGSIERFEPPVARKLKSMSAAALKRMPQGVLDDALDSMDLQRATRLRRLRRRPVSAEVAA
- a CDS encoding FAD-dependent monooxygenase; protein product: MELNNVKDTGVLIVGAGPTGLALACDLARRDVPTLVVERAPTLFPGSRGKGLQPRTMEVFDDLGVIGAVLASGGPMPVGMVWRYGERQGEHRMFDEPEPTETAPYTTPWMLPQWRTQEILLARLRELGGDVVFGAEVTEVTQSVHGAGGGAGAGVTARLSTGATVRAAYAVAADGGRSTLRGALGITMAGEAVDPNPVLVADVIIPALDRDNWHMFPPADGTRLYTAICPLAGTEDFQLTAQFPAGATPDLSLRGVRDLVAARTHLAAADVREVRWSSDFRPRAALADRFREGRVFLAGDAAHVHSPAGGQGLNTSVQDAYNLGWKLAAVLRHGAPDTLLDTYEEERLPNAAQMLGLSTRIHRGEARRGAATRQLGIGYREGSLAAETREDVPEDVVRAGDRAPDGPYGTGTLFDAFRGPHFTLLAVGTDAELPPLPRELVHAHTIPAYEPYGKGLFLIRPDGHVGWAGTDARAGLTAYLARCGIPVTP
- a CDS encoding TetR/AcrR family transcriptional regulator C-terminal domain-containing protein — translated: MVKVATTKLDRTRVARTALDLLNETGLEGLTLRAIAQRLDVKAPALYWHFKDKQALLDEMATEMMRRMAEDFLSAPDPDWRVALTAAMRGLRAHLLRHRDGAKVFSGTRYTDLSYAAPLEAHLRTLGEAGFAPGPAARAWFTAYNYTIGYVIEEQSTTPGPDRGEDGYDLAARAERLAAYPLAAAAGEEMFRSHDRGFEEGLAAVVAGIGVTLVNSEG
- a CDS encoding N-acetylneuraminate synthase family protein, whose product is MSNITSIGANSRLRRFGSKTAGPGQPVYITGEIGINHNGDLENAFKLIDVAAEAGCDAVKFQKRTPEICTPRDQWDIERDTPWGRMTYIDYRHRVEFGESEYQAISEHCAKRGIDWFASPWDTEAVAFLEKFDLPAHKVASASLTDDELLRALRATGRTVILSTGMSTPKQIRHAVEVLGSDNILMCHATSTYPAQAEELNLRVINTLQAEYPNVPIGYSGHETGLQTTLAAVALGATFVERHITLDRAMWGSDQAASVEPQGLTRLVRDIRTIEASLGDGVKKVYESELGPMKKLRRVAGVVAEAETAADAEPVAV
- a CDS encoding DUF6716 putative glycosyltransferase, which produces MQGSHRNPLRVAVLADSDTRWKWGALTANRIVSDSRLSGFLLRGRATPTPRQLEEVGVRADALREVTAVEFLREMERDAPDVIVLALVGGAVQAVLHGLARITQDARLTGGPARRSVVVTGYVGVVYEKLADGLLLRHGADVVLANSRQDAERFRTVYEGVGADASAVTEAALPFLGGASYDERDRRDGDDPYTVVFAAQPSVPETAAHRTYLLRRLAEHARLHPDREVLLKLRSKPGEHTTHIEELPYQKLSQRLDGGLPPNCRLVYGHMGEVLDRTDLLVTVSSTAALESLHRRIPTAVLTDLGVREALGNHHFTGSGCLASWDQLDAGHLPVPDERWLARQGVAADGAYENAFDAARERVADLLGTAAAGGLPPLAPYYSPSTAGGYLPGILARHHLGPDGAPLPGAPTGDKDPGPVRQIVRRAARGAYRHGVQRVAPVIRRMGEL
- a CDS encoding polysialyltransferase family glycosyltransferase produces the protein MATAAVTPTPTAPTAPRTTQIFLASTLYGVATLAAALDADRFDPADRRILLVSNNAATPETTTPLDEMPGFERLRGRFDEVRSWNEAIAPFHPGGWAPRGDDVVLWERYVRMLWDLGDDDIELAVESIQVNPALALAQIFTGVPVDVYADGLMSYGPTRNKIDPLVGTRVRRLLHLDLVPGLTPLLLTEFGVAPEVVPTDAFLDVLGELAEAEEQSPELPELPTLPDGEAPVLVLGQYLSALSILTAEEEEELHIRMVRGAASLGHTHVVFKPHPTAPARWSRALEKEARTIGVELTVLDTPVLAEVLYQRMRPALVVGCFSTALLTASALYGLPAARTGTDLLLERLAPYQNSNRVPVTIVDALLPELTDGTAVAAQEAGLGTGELTNLLKAVGFAMQPQIYPRLRPEAERYLARNLDATTWRYFKRRRLTALALPGAVPSQLAFIPRNAAVRRVARRARSVQRSLKRTALG
- a CDS encoding N-acylneuraminate cytidylyltransferase; the encoded protein is MSHPGPAGTQARRVLAVIPARGGSKGVPAKNLAPVGGVPLVARAIRACLAARLVTDVVVSTDDHVIAEAARHAGAEVVLRPAAIAGDTATSEAAVLHAMDAHEALHGATVGVVLLVQCTSPFLTAEDVDGVAAAVAEHGADTAVTVAPFHGFIWRDAADDATEDGAAGIGTHRTDSVGGTTATLAANSTHARGGYGVNHDKSFRPRRQDRPQDLLETGAAYAMDAAGFRTEKHRFFGRTEPVRTDPARVLEVDDPHDLARARALAPLFDADLPEGDAALPTAADIDAVVLDFDGTQTDDRVLIDSDGREFVSVHRGDGLGIAALRRSGLNMLILSTEQNPVVAARARKLKLPVLHGIDRKDLALKQWCEEQGIAPERVLYVGNDVNDLPCFALVGWPVAVASAHDVVRGAARAVTTVPGGEGAIREIASWILGPSLDSLHN
- a CDS encoding acyltransferase family protein gives rise to the protein MTTPGPTLPKLIPGAEHDAGHVSRTVPAAAASRPARGRPRLRALDGLRLVAALMVAAYHYGGRDGEIAEAWGSSPKAQFPTASEWFAYGCLGVQIFFVISGFVICMSGWGRPMRSFFASRASRLLPSYWAAIVLVTAVFALPAVTYAAVSPSDALVNLTMLQQPLGADRVLGVCWTLWAELRFYALFALCVVMPGATRARVVLFCAVWTLAAAVSEAANEPLLDLVLMPEYAPFFVGGIGIYLIHRDRRDLTAWGITGVSWLIGQHYAVDRLWHAPNPDFFSYRSSVAIMAVVTAGFLAVLLIALGHLDWANWRWLTVAGALTYPFYLVHEHLGWVTVEVLHRHVGLPSYATFGLTIAAMLLLAWLLNRYVEERLTPLIRNGLNRSLTPRN